The following are from one region of the Candidatus Dependentiae bacterium genome:
- a CDS encoding HD domain-containing protein — translation MYKKGLLIMTLISNISLSNQLFSPLIEKALELAAQWHENTYRRDQWRTAPFNFKDNTQPKTPVLMHLTSVGFILQRAGFDDVTVAAGILHDIIEDGNKDNQTFSYEQLKQHMGVEIADIVMNLSETKTDNDGNKLSWKIRKDEYLEKLSSAPLNVLAISLADKIHNLWSFNQGMHHGVTHFKADPKEQIWFYSSVLNLAKKHKTDKRIAQLIDEFEAQLDQFKSAIEQQ, via the coding sequence ATGTATAAAAAAGGCCTACTTATCATGACACTTATTTCAAATATTAGCCTGTCAAATCAACTGTTCAGCCCATTAATCGAAAAAGCTCTCGAACTTGCTGCCCAATGGCATGAAAACACTTATCGCCGTGATCAATGGCGCACTGCCCCATTTAACTTTAAAGATAATACGCAACCAAAAACACCTGTATTAATGCATTTAACTTCAGTAGGATTTATATTACAACGAGCAGGATTCGATGATGTAACTGTTGCAGCAGGCATTTTACATGACATCATTGAAGATGGCAATAAAGACAATCAAACATTCAGTTATGAACAGCTCAAACAACATATGGGTGTTGAAATTGCTGACATAGTTATGAATCTTTCAGAGACTAAAACAGATAACGATGGCAACAAATTATCATGGAAAATACGTAAAGATGAGTACCTTGAAAAATTAAGCTCCGCACCACTGAATGTACTTGCTATTAGTTTAGCTGATAAAATTCATAATTTATGGAGTTTTAATCAAGGAATGCACCATGGCGTTACACATTTTAAAGCTGACCCAAAAGAACAAATATGGTTTTATAGTTCCGTATTAAATTTAGCAAAAAAACATAAAACTGATAAACGTATTGCGCAATTGATAGATGAATTTGAAGCGCAATTAGATCAATTTAAATCAGCCATTGAACAACAATAG
- a CDS encoding RING finger domain-containing protein, whose amino-acid sequence MLKETFCAMLIALSSLYHQSIEFIKPKYEQTVQMVKRYINQTKLCGVCKGEMSKDEQDIIATGCNGDFHVCHTNCMKKWVEQNRFDCPTCNVQLSSTDIDHVLSILNDGDADPATIETVECSICLDSCDGVWPYKVTLHCTHGEHNFHADCLYDATQHNLNSCPNCRSDINDEDMQMLKDAYQFKHSEL is encoded by the coding sequence ATGTTAAAAGAGACATTCTGTGCAATGCTGATAGCGTTGTCTTCGTTATATCACCAGTCGATCGAATTCATTAAGCCGAAGTATGAACAAACAGTACAAATGGTTAAACGGTATATTAATCAAACAAAATTGTGCGGTGTGTGCAAAGGCGAAATGAGTAAAGATGAACAAGATATAATTGCAACCGGTTGTAATGGTGATTTTCATGTGTGTCATACGAACTGCATGAAGAAGTGGGTTGAGCAAAATCGTTTTGATTGTCCTACTTGTAATGTTCAATTAAGTTCAACAGATATAGATCATGTTTTATCAATTTTGAATGATGGTGATGCAGATCCTGCTACTATTGAAACGGTTGAATGTTCAATATGCTTGGATTCATGTGACGGTGTGTGGCCATATAAAGTTACCTTGCATTGTACTCATGGTGAACATAATTTTCATGCTGACTGTCTTTATGATGCAACGCAACATAACTTGAACAGCTGCCCAAATTGCCGATCAGATATTAATGATGAAGATATGCAGATGCTAAAAGATGCTTATCAATTTAAACATTCTGAACTATAA
- a CDS encoding mechanosensitive ion channel domain-containing protein: protein MMIKLFFLLTSLLSVLVSPTVYAGSFLKTTDKLFISKREAKEKELEDTKEQLGLLNKEIEEHSPKVDDLLQEIKTDITKTKDELANEPENEFYSQKLVYLNDRYQALKDYRQAREQLVSDYQELIQLLQGFINDPDLDRYRQELSVAEQIAFSFEDLRKMKEKIDAKKDSIEQLQKKEINTQTEIKSREQAAAALVKEYNEKKEEQEKAEKKIDATFDLSVQQKRELTNLEFALLGTKKDVDKLQLKILQLRIKFLRIKIELEKQQLNILQELFTRIRQSSIRISEADVAFARDELEKKRQELNAVKIDTYEPEREEIKQHIAEKNEAVVSLSKQYNIPLNEELDSWLIFPKQTSAAYIAFLTVARANEAARASKLRLENLEAQIDLKDQTLLLERIETDIKSSFYKMYAGKFVSEEKIFEEIKKYEVKLSDIMADLSQLESKKSNVEMLLGTAKKASDNIAQKRQEITEQKDVLFKNKIKEYSQALELLNASEDLVKQQVKRLNAIRGIYNDTVLKLLKTEQQIKFTIEELRASSRSIIWDRPEDAISWQGVKNVVPDLETFIYDVRSYVMHFDIASLIYKVKGLFKEQYSFAYFVVYIILWIGLLILLWIFLPRVRDTFYMWAKGRSFPRLFLFLADFIAFILRYFVLITFWVSLFLVLNFYVIPDPYPYIIFYLSSIPLLLYIAYRYVHYFVSRNAAHNYTFITKEYITRFINCLSTLIYATIVIFFFREAFILANYPKSELPNILKALNIIILQISVIFMLTKELVLSFIPRVNDIWIWLRDKVDHYYYFILIALITIIVMMNPYVGFGRLVLFILSRVVYTFLLIGVLFWLHGLVKRWSSAFFFYTDQELVKERFPAAKTWYGVSIIGILFSFVFIAALVVAKIWQWPEQLQKIKEFNDIINWLQTPLLLSQTESPISMYTVLQFIFFVLAGFLAAVAIKRFVLSRIFDVLLVDSGVQNTVNSLMRYLVMLIAILLGLNAVGLGTQINVMLGALLFGLGFIIKDPAADFFAYFVILVQRPIKIGDYIKIDEEVAGVVRKITPRSVVLRRKNSTMVIVPNSYVTSRSIVNWNYIRGFIACNDIYVTLAYREDPVKAKEIFERIMETSPYILKNPKPIIRLDDFGPNGYEFMLRGFVSSNYTLDQWDIASGIRFQIVKSLRENKMQMALPIRLMVNYQASQYEQGEMPETTPEQMKE, encoded by the coding sequence ATGATGATAAAATTATTTTTTTTATTAACCAGTTTGCTTTCGGTATTAGTATCGCCAACAGTTTATGCTGGTAGTTTTTTGAAAACGACGGACAAACTTTTTATTTCAAAACGTGAAGCCAAAGAAAAAGAGCTTGAGGATACAAAAGAGCAATTAGGGTTACTCAATAAAGAGATTGAAGAACATAGTCCTAAAGTTGATGATCTACTGCAGGAGATAAAAACTGATATTACCAAGACTAAAGATGAGTTGGCAAATGAGCCGGAAAACGAATTTTATTCGCAGAAATTGGTGTATCTGAATGATCGTTATCAGGCATTAAAAGATTATCGTCAAGCGCGTGAGCAGTTGGTTTCAGATTATCAAGAATTAATACAATTGTTACAGGGTTTTATTAATGACCCGGATCTTGATAGATATCGTCAAGAGTTGTCTGTTGCAGAACAGATAGCATTTTCATTTGAAGATTTGCGTAAAATGAAAGAAAAGATAGATGCAAAAAAAGATTCAATAGAGCAATTGCAAAAAAAAGAGATCAATACGCAAACTGAAATCAAAAGTAGAGAGCAAGCTGCAGCAGCATTGGTGAAAGAGTATAACGAAAAAAAAGAAGAACAAGAAAAGGCTGAAAAAAAAATTGATGCAACGTTTGATTTAAGTGTGCAGCAAAAACGTGAGCTGACCAATTTAGAGTTTGCATTATTAGGCACCAAAAAAGATGTTGATAAGCTGCAATTAAAAATATTGCAGCTGCGTATCAAGTTCTTACGCATTAAGATTGAGTTAGAAAAACAGCAATTGAATATTCTACAAGAGCTGTTTACACGCATAAGGCAATCTTCAATTCGTATTAGTGAGGCAGATGTTGCTTTTGCTCGTGATGAACTTGAGAAAAAAAGGCAGGAGCTCAATGCGGTAAAAATTGACACATATGAGCCTGAAAGAGAGGAAATTAAGCAGCATATAGCAGAAAAAAATGAAGCTGTTGTATCATTGAGTAAGCAGTATAACATTCCACTGAACGAAGAGCTTGACAGCTGGTTGATATTTCCAAAACAAACGAGTGCTGCTTATATTGCTTTCTTAACTGTTGCTCGTGCTAATGAAGCAGCTAGAGCTTCAAAGTTGCGTTTGGAAAATTTAGAAGCTCAAATTGATTTAAAAGATCAGACATTATTATTAGAACGTATAGAAACAGATATTAAATCTTCATTTTATAAAATGTATGCCGGCAAATTTGTATCAGAAGAAAAGATTTTTGAGGAAATTAAAAAATATGAAGTTAAATTATCTGATATAATGGCAGATTTGTCTCAATTAGAAAGTAAAAAATCGAACGTTGAAATGTTGCTTGGCACTGCGAAAAAAGCTTCGGATAATATTGCGCAAAAACGTCAAGAAATTACAGAGCAAAAAGATGTATTATTTAAGAATAAAATAAAAGAATATTCACAGGCTCTTGAACTTTTGAATGCATCCGAAGATTTAGTCAAACAGCAAGTGAAACGTCTGAATGCAATACGTGGCATTTATAACGATACCGTGTTGAAGTTATTAAAAACTGAACAACAGATTAAATTCACGATAGAAGAGTTGCGAGCCTCCTCACGTAGCATTATTTGGGACAGGCCTGAGGATGCAATTTCCTGGCAAGGAGTAAAGAATGTAGTTCCTGATCTTGAAACATTTATTTATGATGTGCGTTCATATGTTATGCATTTTGATATTGCTTCATTGATTTATAAAGTTAAAGGGCTCTTTAAAGAGCAATATAGTTTTGCCTATTTTGTTGTTTATATCATTTTGTGGATTGGTCTGCTTATCTTGTTGTGGATTTTTCTGCCAAGAGTTCGTGACACATTTTATATGTGGGCTAAGGGTAGAAGTTTTCCGCGGTTATTCTTATTTTTAGCTGATTTTATTGCCTTTATTCTACGCTATTTTGTGCTTATTACTTTTTGGGTTTCGTTATTCTTGGTATTAAATTTTTATGTGATTCCTGATCCATACCCATATATTATCTTTTATTTGTCATCTATTCCGTTGTTATTGTATATTGCATATCGTTATGTTCATTATTTTGTTTCTAGAAATGCTGCGCATAATTATACCTTTATCACAAAAGAATATATAACTCGTTTTATCAATTGTCTTTCTACATTGATATATGCAACTATTGTTATTTTCTTTTTCCGTGAAGCATTTATTTTGGCAAACTATCCAAAATCAGAATTACCTAATATCTTGAAAGCGCTTAATATTATTATTTTGCAAATTTCAGTTATATTCATGCTCACCAAGGAATTGGTTCTTAGTTTTATTCCGCGTGTTAATGATATATGGATTTGGCTTCGTGATAAAGTAGATCATTACTATTACTTTATCCTTATTGCTTTGATTACGATTATTGTAATGATGAATCCTTATGTTGGATTTGGTCGACTAGTGTTATTTATCCTTTCACGTGTTGTATATACATTTCTATTGATAGGTGTTTTATTTTGGCTCCACGGATTGGTTAAACGTTGGTCCTCAGCATTTTTCTTTTATACAGATCAAGAATTGGTAAAAGAGCGTTTTCCTGCTGCCAAGACATGGTATGGTGTTTCAATTATCGGCATTTTGTTCAGCTTTGTATTTATTGCAGCTCTTGTTGTCGCTAAAATTTGGCAATGGCCGGAACAGTTACAAAAAATAAAAGAATTTAATGATATTATCAATTGGCTACAAACGCCGTTATTGCTTTCACAAACTGAAAGTCCTATCTCGATGTATACGGTTTTGCAGTTTATCTTTTTTGTATTGGCCGGCTTTTTGGCTGCGGTTGCAATTAAGCGTTTTGTACTAAGCCGTATATTTGATGTCTTACTTGTAGATTCGGGTGTTCAAAATACGGTCAATAGTTTGATGCGCTATTTGGTAATGTTAATTGCAATTCTACTTGGACTGAATGCTGTTGGTTTAGGAACACAAATAAATGTAATGCTCGGTGCATTATTATTTGGTTTAGGTTTTATAATTAAAGATCCGGCAGCAGATTTTTTTGCTTATTTTGTGATTTTAGTACAGCGTCCAATAAAGATTGGTGATTATATTAAAATTGATGAAGAAGTAGCTGGCGTAGTGAGAAAAATCACACCTCGTTCAGTCGTTTTACGCCGTAAGAATAGTACTATGGTTATCGTCCCTAATTCATATGTTACGAGTCGTAGTATAGTTAACTGGAATTATATTAGAGGCTTTATTGCGTGTAATGATATATATGTAACGTTGGCTTATAGAGAAGATCCGGTAAAAGCAAAAGAAATATTTGAGCGCATAATGGAAACGAGTCCATATATTTTAAAAAATCCTAAACCTATTATTCGCTTAGATGATTTTGGTCCGAATGGTTATGAGTTCATGTTGCGTGGTTTTGTGAGTTCAAATTATACTCTTGATCAGTGGGATATTGCTAGTGGTATTAGATTTCAAATCGTGAAATCCTTACGTGAAAATAAAATGCAGATGGCCTTGCCAATTCGTTTGATGGTTAACTATCAAGCAAGTCAATATGAGCAAGGTGAAATGCCGGAAACAACACCTGAGCAGATGAAAGAATAA
- a CDS encoding alkaline phosphatase family protein, which produces MKKINVPYLFLILLTYITAICAEAPQLTIVVVFDQCALRNLEKTRPYLKGGLRFLVDEGIYYTQAHTPYAWPATGPGHATLNTGTVPATHGIINNAWANQKYERVNCDDDTAERAAVFGPNGLLDYGKSPHYIMVDGISDQLVMQKQQHKNYNVFAVSGKSRSAICAANKLGKAIWLDPKTGMFTSSKAYYNELPSWLKNFNARKKIKNQKYIWQLQHGCLPAAYRFANAHNYKGTQAGKTMINRSFCLSEKNKQHEEFMQTPQANQLVFDAALACIDEHFCKCNSDEKMLLWVLPSALDKLGHSYGSDSIEVIDMIYHFDRQLKKFMDCVNTKTRKRNILWAMTSDHGICPIPEQLRDEGYFSARRIMGPEIIKQLNTHIKAKFDLENVAIFLNGSNLYVNDPLLKSLEKKKRKEIKKEIKSFICKQPGIKQIWTLKELQKLYLPPGSIESYFKNQLFAGRSSSFIVQSYPYNYVTRHPKGTGHRSPYEYDTHIPLIIYQRANYQRKVIHERVTNTQFAPTLAHILEAPRPSASTADILPGIIFKEDPCF; this is translated from the coding sequence ATGAAGAAAATAAATGTGCCTTATTTATTTCTTATTTTACTCACCTACATTACAGCAATATGTGCCGAAGCACCACAACTGACCATTGTTGTGGTGTTTGATCAATGCGCATTGCGCAACTTAGAAAAAACACGTCCATACCTCAAAGGAGGATTACGATTTTTAGTCGATGAAGGAATATATTATACACAAGCACATACACCTTATGCATGGCCTGCAACCGGACCGGGACATGCAACATTAAACACAGGAACCGTGCCGGCAACACATGGCATTATTAATAATGCATGGGCAAACCAAAAATATGAACGTGTGAATTGTGATGATGATACAGCAGAACGTGCTGCTGTTTTTGGGCCCAATGGCTTACTTGATTATGGCAAATCACCACATTATATCATGGTCGATGGTATTTCAGACCAATTAGTTATGCAAAAACAACAACACAAAAACTATAATGTTTTTGCCGTTTCGGGTAAAAGTCGATCTGCTATTTGTGCTGCAAATAAATTAGGAAAAGCAATTTGGCTTGATCCCAAAACCGGTATGTTCACTTCAAGTAAAGCGTATTATAATGAATTGCCATCTTGGCTAAAAAATTTTAATGCACGCAAAAAAATTAAAAATCAAAAATACATCTGGCAATTGCAACATGGATGTTTGCCTGCAGCATATCGATTTGCAAATGCACACAACTATAAAGGTACACAAGCGGGCAAAACAATGATAAACCGATCCTTTTGCTTGAGTGAAAAAAACAAACAACACGAAGAGTTCATGCAAACACCTCAAGCAAATCAACTGGTATTTGATGCCGCACTTGCATGTATTGATGAACATTTTTGCAAATGCAATTCAGATGAAAAAATGTTGTTATGGGTACTGCCAAGCGCACTCGATAAACTGGGCCATAGCTATGGATCCGATAGCATTGAAGTGATTGATATGATATATCACTTTGACAGACAACTGAAAAAATTCATGGATTGCGTTAATACAAAAACACGCAAACGAAATATTTTATGGGCTATGACTTCTGATCATGGTATTTGCCCAATACCCGAACAGCTCAGAGACGAAGGTTACTTCAGCGCTCGCCGCATCATGGGACCGGAAATTATAAAACAACTGAATACACATATAAAAGCGAAATTTGATCTGGAAAATGTCGCTATCTTTTTAAATGGCAGCAATTTATACGTAAATGATCCATTACTCAAATCACTTGAAAAAAAGAAACGCAAAGAGATTAAAAAAGAAATTAAATCATTTATTTGCAAACAACCGGGCATCAAACAAATTTGGACACTTAAAGAATTACAAAAACTATACCTACCTCCGGGAAGCATCGAATCTTATTTTAAAAATCAACTTTTTGCAGGTCGCAGCAGCAGTTTTATTGTGCAGTCATATCCATATAACTATGTCACACGTCACCCAAAGGGAACCGGACATCGAAGCCCATATGAGTATGATACACATATTCCATTAATCATTTATCAACGAGCAAACTATCAACGGAAAGTAATTCATGAACGTGTTACCAATACACAATTTGCACCGACATTAGCACACATTCTTGAAGCGCCCAGACCATCTGCATCTACTGCTGATATCTTGCCCGGCATTATATTCAAAGAGGACCCCTGTTTTTAA
- a CDS encoding M3 family metallopeptidase: MKQQKLIMWCACVLLAVTISYMRVMPSIPQELYNVISIRDVVRLFPQNASQIEKKSKLYIRQAKKRIKTILEILDKERTFENTVKPLDNVLGLSDFAIGARVIELLEMVSPQEDIREAAHEASAKIKAYVVDVMSNKKLYEAFKEYIDGNMQQETLTDEQQYFLDEKMKEFKRNGLELSDDQLSRVKQLKKEINQLSQDFSKNIAADSSAIIVSKDELAGLSDDFIHGLKVTRDGNYIVGVDYPTYHNVMQNCTNAHTRKKLYLAFSNRAYPANELILKDIIAKRDQLAKLLGFESYAQLDLENQMVQSPERAQSFLNHLIMRASKKEAQEFADMTAALPASFELVENKLYPWDIAFVKEQYKKQKFAVDELEIAEYFPVEKTIEGLLSIYESFFSLRFEEVVVHKLWSNDVRALKVYDVKTDQLLGYILMDLYPRKNKYSHACNITIVPTVFGKDNNPNVGVSAIVANFPKAQGDKPPLLKRADVQTFFHEFGHALHGILGRTHMASLSGYETKVDFVELPSQMLEEWLWDKDMLTLVSEHYQTGEPLSDDLIDKILAVKHIDTGHFVQRQSFLALLSLAYHLPGEDKDVQEIQKKLREEIIVHQHVIPEAHFFASFGHLTEYAAKYYGYLWSKVFALDIFAQIKKDGLLNPEIGQKYVNCVIGRGGSVDPNVMLRDFLGREPNDTAFFADMGL, translated from the coding sequence ATGAAGCAACAAAAATTAATTATGTGGTGTGCATGTGTACTTTTAGCCGTGACAATAAGTTATATGCGCGTCATGCCATCAATACCTCAGGAGTTATATAACGTGATATCAATTCGAGATGTGGTTCGTCTGTTTCCACAGAATGCAAGTCAGATTGAAAAAAAAAGTAAACTGTATATCCGACAAGCAAAAAAAAGAATTAAAACTATTCTAGAAATTTTAGATAAAGAGCGTACTTTTGAAAATACCGTAAAACCACTTGATAATGTTTTGGGACTTTCTGATTTTGCTATAGGAGCTCGCGTTATTGAATTACTTGAAATGGTCAGTCCACAAGAAGATATACGAGAAGCGGCTCATGAAGCTTCAGCTAAAATAAAAGCATATGTTGTTGATGTGATGAGTAATAAAAAATTGTATGAAGCATTCAAAGAGTATATTGATGGCAACATGCAACAAGAAACATTAACAGATGAGCAGCAGTACTTTTTAGATGAAAAGATGAAAGAGTTCAAGCGCAATGGCCTTGAATTGTCTGATGATCAATTAAGTCGGGTTAAACAATTAAAAAAAGAGATTAATCAATTAAGTCAGGATTTTTCAAAAAATATTGCTGCCGATAGCAGTGCTATCATTGTTAGCAAAGATGAACTTGCCGGCCTATCGGATGATTTTATCCATGGACTTAAAGTAACAAGAGATGGCAACTATATTGTCGGTGTTGATTATCCTACATATCATAATGTAATGCAAAACTGCACCAATGCACACACTCGCAAAAAACTGTATCTTGCATTTTCAAATCGTGCATATCCTGCAAATGAACTTATTCTTAAAGATATCATTGCAAAGCGTGATCAATTGGCAAAGTTGCTTGGCTTTGAAAGTTATGCACAACTTGATCTTGAAAATCAAATGGTACAATCGCCTGAACGAGCACAATCATTTTTGAATCATTTAATTATGCGTGCTTCCAAAAAAGAGGCGCAAGAATTTGCCGATATGACTGCCGCATTGCCTGCAAGTTTTGAGCTGGTTGAAAACAAACTTTATCCGTGGGATATTGCATTTGTAAAAGAACAGTATAAAAAACAAAAATTTGCTGTTGATGAACTTGAAATAGCTGAATATTTTCCTGTGGAAAAAACAATTGAAGGGCTGTTATCTATTTATGAATCATTCTTTTCATTGCGTTTTGAAGAGGTGGTTGTGCACAAGCTATGGTCCAATGATGTGCGAGCTTTAAAAGTATATGATGTCAAGACAGATCAATTGTTGGGTTATATTTTAATGGATCTGTATCCTCGTAAAAACAAATATTCTCATGCATGTAATATCACTATCGTACCAACAGTGTTTGGTAAAGATAATAATCCGAATGTTGGTGTGAGTGCTATTGTTGCAAATTTTCCAAAAGCACAGGGTGACAAACCGCCATTGCTTAAACGTGCAGATGTGCAAACTTTTTTTCATGAGTTTGGTCATGCATTACATGGTATTTTGGGTCGTACTCATATGGCAAGTTTATCCGGTTATGAAACAAAAGTTGACTTTGTTGAATTGCCATCTCAAATGTTAGAAGAATGGCTATGGGATAAAGATATGCTCACATTAGTCAGTGAACATTATCAAACGGGTGAACCGCTATCAGATGATTTAATTGATAAGATTTTAGCAGTAAAGCATATCGATACCGGTCACTTTGTGCAAAGACAAAGTTTTCTTGCTCTACTTTCTTTAGCTTATCACTTGCCGGGTGAGGATAAAGATGTGCAAGAAATACAAAAGAAATTGCGTGAAGAAATTATAGTACATCAGCATGTAATTCCTGAAGCACATTTTTTTGCATCTTTTGGTCATCTGACTGAATACGCAGCAAAATATTATGGTTATTTGTGGTCAAAGGTTTTTGCGCTTGATATCTTTGCTCAAATCAAAAAGGATGGTTTGCTCAATCCTGAAATAGGACAGAAATATGTCAACTGTGTTATTGGCCGTGGCGGCAGTGTTGATCCGAATGTAATGCTTCGTGATTTTCTTGGTCGTGAACCGAATGATACAGCATTTTTTGCCGATATGGGATTATAG
- the dps gene encoding DNA starvation/stationary phase protection protein Dps, which produces MALPLHHSSNSLSDKNRIQLTAVLNKTLASLSDLYAQIKNAHWNVKGMNFIALHKLFDEIAEEVEDQVDIVAERITALGGTALGTLPEVVKNSQLRPYPIDIYAAKDHLEHLSHNFAILGELARKNTQEAMDLGDEATADIYIALTRLLDKNLWFLEAHLQK; this is translated from the coding sequence ATGGCGCTACCATTACATCATAGCAGCAATAGTCTTTCTGACAAAAATCGCATTCAATTGACAGCGGTTTTGAATAAAACATTAGCATCACTCTCTGATTTGTATGCTCAAATAAAAAATGCTCATTGGAATGTCAAAGGAATGAATTTTATCGCCTTGCATAAACTGTTTGATGAAATAGCAGAAGAGGTTGAAGATCAAGTTGATATTGTAGCAGAACGCATTACCGCATTGGGAGGTACTGCTTTGGGTACATTGCCGGAAGTAGTAAAAAACAGTCAATTACGTCCATATCCAATTGATATTTATGCTGCAAAAGATCACCTTGAACATCTATCACACAACTTTGCTATTCTTGGCGAATTAGCTCGAAAAAATACTCAAGAAGCTATGGACCTTGGTGATGAAGCCACTGCTGATATCTATATCGCCTTGACAAGACTTCTTGACAAGAATCTTTGGTTCTTAGAAGCTCATTTACAAAAATAA